A region from the Triticum aestivum cultivar Chinese Spring chromosome 3D, IWGSC CS RefSeq v2.1, whole genome shotgun sequence genome encodes:
- the LOC123078684 gene encoding uncharacterized protein isoform X2, translated as MGSNRLPFGFISGGYSCSEQYDWQQLTLRQREQATREQPHSSANLRTERTSPSFDCVCDYAKGADGHIHDMVTLGKVCQFNGGSSTQNGPYQADQYLPSYFPVDHFSEIDEARHRAYMDSFYTDNNPYHTSASRLRHRDEQRKAYTKKPFKKLHTIKNSKKLRTIHPRQLELSLREDFDDRLGIRNCRNAYHGKRSKTKPARWSSQKNNSSVPCVGKHGRSSRQTRSGEQPFEQEAENSRYKRYGGQLAGEKAKKRMIYEGHPKGLCSLREQDEHPHHEVHRSGSDTMRNDNWEKNAKTNDEVDHNGAEGNCYLMKNIRTAAATCCGSTKSNENSHVLCPKYSSKTIASSNEPKGSSNMKLVSDKQPSVVGCTKRPRNTRTGDVSTRNLQNLSVTHMEKGVHTKQADNTSHSELLRECLDIWRRRRLRKESSAEAKKLDQTSTARHEWSASSCSSESDDENVNASESASGNSESAAENDTELENSQKCRGATPLDGVQNCGEGRAMINTEQPFRCLRGTNYNKSSAKQGLKCNLEVSQEPHPGEIMQQKEENKLPCCLPSTVHPNGMIQTSQNSCSDTSKKQTRRNNWADISKLDQAATYPDSSVYQNVSQHETGNHLDDGRKYKMGIGCQIKRKAAQGDGAKWFEQMPSLITGPTLLDQKSLAVCSPDDGNVKVCGSECSNQCSKTTLELEKGKKSVNCSSGTDCRVIKICSSGGDCRDIQQDTMNCRRKRQVSLSLADSEKDKGTKEDYQPPGVLEVTSNRQISCLSDVGIKIPDVARPADCTPRFTIPDLNCLPSMIADEEEFEESQEVINQVTGHGSEPHDACPSLSAFSGPAVQEEQFKQPEKNEFVGGICARTVAKGSRISDSHSAKGAVNQATGQDTSQSFSAFSGPAVQEEQFKQPEKNEFVGGICARTVANGSRISDSHSAKGAVNQATGQDTSQSISAFSGTAVPEKQFKQPEKNEFDGGSCTRTVANGSRISDSHSAKEAINQATGEDTSQCFSAFSGTAVQEKQFKQSEKNEFSGGIYESEIANGSRICDSHSGPPKLSTDEESITAFKCALGEFIKNILRPLWEEGLLSREVHKIIARKAVDKVALTLGPKVPRTEAAIFRFFAEESQSVEQLVQGYLDIYLGKQVLKRTMPGSI; from the exons ATGGGTTCAAATAGGCTGCCCTTTGGATTCATTTCGGGAGGATATAGCTGCAGTGAGCAATATGATTGGCAGCAGTTAACCCTTCGTCAAAGAGAACAAGCAACAAGGGAGCAACCCCATAGCAGTGCAAACTTGAG GACTGAGAGGACTAGTCcatcctttgattgtgtttgtgattATGCAAAAGGGGCTGATGGACATATTCATGATATGGTAACCCTTGGCAAGGTTTGTCAGTTTAACGGGGGAAGTAGCACTCAGAATGGACCTTATCAAGCGGACCAATATCTGCCATCTTACTTTCCAGTTGACCATTTTTCTGAGATAGATGAAGCACGGCATCGGGCTTACATGGACAGTTTCTACACTGACAATAATCCTTATCACACCTCAGCTAGTCGGTTGCGTCATAGGGATGAACAAAGGAAAGCTTACACCAAGAAGCCATTTAAGAAATTGCACactataaaaaattcaaaaaaactgcgCACTATCCATCCTAGGCAACTTGAGCTTTCACTCCGTGAGGATTTTGATGATAGGTTGGGCATTAGAAATTGCAGGAATGCTTATCATGGCAAGAGGTCAAAAACAAAACCGGCAAGGTGGAGTTCTCAGAAAAACAATTCCAGTGTGCCTTGTGTTGGTAAACATGGTAGAAGCAGCCGGCAGACAAGATCTGGAGAACAACCGTTTGAACAGGAAGCTGAGAACAGTAGATACAAAAGGTATGGAGGTCAGCTGGCCGGAGAGAAAGCTAAGAAGCGTATGATTTATGAGGGGCACCCTAAAGGATTATGTTCACTTCGTGAGCAGGATGAGCATCCGCATCATGAGGTACATCGTAGTGGTTCTGATACGATGAGAAATGACAATTGGGAGAAAAATGCTAAAACAAACGATGAAGTAGATCATAATGGAGCAGAAGGGAACTGCTATCTAATGAAGAATATTCGGACTGCTGCTGCTACATGCTGTGGCTCAACAAAGTCTAATGAAAACTCACATGTGTTATGTCCCAAGTACAGCAGCAAAACCATTGCTTCATCAAATGAGCCAAAAGGGAGTAGCAACATGAAATTAGTATCTGACAAGCAGCCAAGTGTCGTTGGTTGTACCAAAAGACCTCGAAACACAAGAACTGGAGACGTTTCGACACGTAACCTGCAGAATCTCTCAGTCACTCATATGGAGAAGGGCGTGCATACAAAGCAAGCTGATAATACTTCTCATTCTGAATTACTTCGTGAATGTCTAGatatttggagaagaagaagattaAGGAAGGAAAGTAGTGCTGAAGCTAAAAAACTAGATCAAACAAGTACTGCGAGGCATGAATGGTCTGCTTCTTCTTGTAGCTcagaaagtgatgatgaaaatgTCAATGCATCTGAGAGTGCTTCTGGGAACTCAGAAAGTGCGGCTGAAAATGATACTGAATTGGAGAATTCCCAAAAATGTAGAGGTGCAACGCCGCTTGATGGAGTACAAAACTGTGGTGAGGGAAGAGCAATGATAAATACAGAGCAGCCCTTCAGATGCCTCCGTGGTACAAACTACAACAAAAGCTCAGCCAAGCAAGGGCTGAAGTGCAATCTGGAGGTTTCGCAAGAACCACATCCAGGTGAAATCATGCAGCAAAAGGAAGAGAATAAACTTCCATGCTGTCTACCATCAACTGTTCATCCAAATGGCATGATACAAACTAGTCAGAACAGTTGTTCTGATACTAGCAAGAAACAAACTAGACGGAACAACTGGGCAGATATTAGTAAGTTAGATCAAGCAGCTACTTATCCTGATAGTAGTGTGTATCAGAATGTTTCTCAGCACGAGACTGGCAATCATTTGGATGATGGGAGAAAATATAAAATGGGCATCGGCTGTCAAATTAAAAGGAAAGCAGCACAAGGCGATGGTGCCAAATGGTTTGAACAAATGCCCAGTTTGATAACAGGTCCAACACTGCTGGATCAAAAAAGTCTTGCAGTTTGCTCTCCTGATGATGGTAATGTGAAGGTCTGTGGGTCAGAGTGTTCCAATCAGTGCAGTAAAACTACTTTAGAATTGGAGAAAGGAAAGAAGTCTGTCAATTGCTCCAGTGGAACTGACTGCAGAGTCATAAAAATTTGTTCCAGTGGAGGTGATTGCAGAGACATCCAACAAGATACCATGAATTGCAGAAGAAAGAGGCAAGTGTCTTTATCTCTGGCAGACTCTGAAAAGGATAAAGGAACAAAGGAAGATTATCAGCCACCTGGAGTTCTTGAAGTGACATCAAATCGACAGATTTCCTGCCTATCTGATGTTGGCATAAAAATACCTGATGTTGCTAGACCAGCTGATTGCACCCCACGTTTTACAATACCAGACTTAAATTGTTTGCCTAGTATGATCGCAGATGAAGAAGAATTCGAGGAATCTCAAGAAGTGATTAATCAAGTAACTGGGCATGGTTCGGAACCACATGATGCTTGTCCGAGCCTTTCTGCCTTTAGTGGGCCTGCTGTGCAGGAAGAACAGTTTAAGCAACCAGAGAAGAATGAATTTGTCGGAGGAATTTGCGCAAGAACGGTTGCAAAAGGTTCACGGATCTCTGATTCACATAGTGCAAAGGGAGCGGTTAATCAGGCAACTGGGCAGGATACTAGTCAGAGCTTTTCCGCCTTTAGTGGGCCTGCTGTGCAGGAAGAACAGTTTAAGCAACCAGAGAAGAATGAATTTGTCGGAGGAATTTGCGCAAGAACGGTTGCAAATGGTTCACGGATCTCTGATTCACATAGTGCAAAGGGAGCGGTTAATCAGGCAACTGGGCAGGATACTAGTCAGAGCATTTCAGCCTTTAGTGGGACTGCTGTGCCGGAAAAACAGTTTAAGCAACCAGAGAAGAATGAATTTGACGGAGGAAGTTGCACAAGAACGGTTGCAAATGGGTCACGGATCTCTGATTCACATAGTGCAAAGGAAGCGATTAATCAGGCAACTGGGGAGGATACAAGTCAGTGCTTTTCAGCCTTTAGTGGGACTGCTGTGCAGGAAAAACAGTTTAAACAATCTGAAAAGAATGAATTTAGTGGAGGAATTTACGAAAGTGAGATTGCAAATGGTTCGCGGATCTGTGATTCACATAGTGGGCCACCAAAACTAAGTACTGATGAAGAAAGTATCACAGCATTCAAATGTGCCCTCGGCGAATTCATAAAAAATATCTTAAGGCCTCTGTGGGAAGAAGGCCTCTTATCTCGTGAGGTCCACAAAATTATAGCGAGGAAAGCCGTGGATAAAGTGGCCTTGACATTGGGCCCAAAGGTGCCTCGTACAGAAGCAGCCATCTTTAGGTTTTTTGCAGAGGAATCTCAGAGCGTAGAACAACTCGTTCAG GGTTACTTGGATATATACCTGGGAAAGCAAGTTCTTAAGAGAACTATGCCTGGTAGTATCTGA
- the LOC123078684 gene encoding uncharacterized protein isoform X1: MGSNRLPFGFISGGYSCSEQYDWQQLTLRQREQATREQPHSSANLRYPVHIPNRTERTSPSFDCVCDYAKGADGHIHDMVTLGKVCQFNGGSSTQNGPYQADQYLPSYFPVDHFSEIDEARHRAYMDSFYTDNNPYHTSASRLRHRDEQRKAYTKKPFKKLHTIKNSKKLRTIHPRQLELSLREDFDDRLGIRNCRNAYHGKRSKTKPARWSSQKNNSSVPCVGKHGRSSRQTRSGEQPFEQEAENSRYKRYGGQLAGEKAKKRMIYEGHPKGLCSLREQDEHPHHEVHRSGSDTMRNDNWEKNAKTNDEVDHNGAEGNCYLMKNIRTAAATCCGSTKSNENSHVLCPKYSSKTIASSNEPKGSSNMKLVSDKQPSVVGCTKRPRNTRTGDVSTRNLQNLSVTHMEKGVHTKQADNTSHSELLRECLDIWRRRRLRKESSAEAKKLDQTSTARHEWSASSCSSESDDENVNASESASGNSESAAENDTELENSQKCRGATPLDGVQNCGEGRAMINTEQPFRCLRGTNYNKSSAKQGLKCNLEVSQEPHPGEIMQQKEENKLPCCLPSTVHPNGMIQTSQNSCSDTSKKQTRRNNWADISKLDQAATYPDSSVYQNVSQHETGNHLDDGRKYKMGIGCQIKRKAAQGDGAKWFEQMPSLITGPTLLDQKSLAVCSPDDGNVKVCGSECSNQCSKTTLELEKGKKSVNCSSGTDCRVIKICSSGGDCRDIQQDTMNCRRKRQVSLSLADSEKDKGTKEDYQPPGVLEVTSNRQISCLSDVGIKIPDVARPADCTPRFTIPDLNCLPSMIADEEEFEESQEVINQVTGHGSEPHDACPSLSAFSGPAVQEEQFKQPEKNEFVGGICARTVAKGSRISDSHSAKGAVNQATGQDTSQSFSAFSGPAVQEEQFKQPEKNEFVGGICARTVANGSRISDSHSAKGAVNQATGQDTSQSISAFSGTAVPEKQFKQPEKNEFDGGSCTRTVANGSRISDSHSAKEAINQATGEDTSQCFSAFSGTAVQEKQFKQSEKNEFSGGIYESEIANGSRICDSHSGPPKLSTDEESITAFKCALGEFIKNILRPLWEEGLLSREVHKIIARKAVDKVALTLGPKVPRTEAAIFRFFAEESQSVEQLVQGYLDIYLGKQVLKRTMPGSI; encoded by the exons ATGGGTTCAAATAGGCTGCCCTTTGGATTCATTTCGGGAGGATATAGCTGCAGTGAGCAATATGATTGGCAGCAGTTAACCCTTCGTCAAAGAGAACAAGCAACAAGGGAGCAACCCCATAGCAGTGCAAACTTGAGGTACCCTGTGCATATACCCAACAG GACTGAGAGGACTAGTCcatcctttgattgtgtttgtgattATGCAAAAGGGGCTGATGGACATATTCATGATATGGTAACCCTTGGCAAGGTTTGTCAGTTTAACGGGGGAAGTAGCACTCAGAATGGACCTTATCAAGCGGACCAATATCTGCCATCTTACTTTCCAGTTGACCATTTTTCTGAGATAGATGAAGCACGGCATCGGGCTTACATGGACAGTTTCTACACTGACAATAATCCTTATCACACCTCAGCTAGTCGGTTGCGTCATAGGGATGAACAAAGGAAAGCTTACACCAAGAAGCCATTTAAGAAATTGCACactataaaaaattcaaaaaaactgcgCACTATCCATCCTAGGCAACTTGAGCTTTCACTCCGTGAGGATTTTGATGATAGGTTGGGCATTAGAAATTGCAGGAATGCTTATCATGGCAAGAGGTCAAAAACAAAACCGGCAAGGTGGAGTTCTCAGAAAAACAATTCCAGTGTGCCTTGTGTTGGTAAACATGGTAGAAGCAGCCGGCAGACAAGATCTGGAGAACAACCGTTTGAACAGGAAGCTGAGAACAGTAGATACAAAAGGTATGGAGGTCAGCTGGCCGGAGAGAAAGCTAAGAAGCGTATGATTTATGAGGGGCACCCTAAAGGATTATGTTCACTTCGTGAGCAGGATGAGCATCCGCATCATGAGGTACATCGTAGTGGTTCTGATACGATGAGAAATGACAATTGGGAGAAAAATGCTAAAACAAACGATGAAGTAGATCATAATGGAGCAGAAGGGAACTGCTATCTAATGAAGAATATTCGGACTGCTGCTGCTACATGCTGTGGCTCAACAAAGTCTAATGAAAACTCACATGTGTTATGTCCCAAGTACAGCAGCAAAACCATTGCTTCATCAAATGAGCCAAAAGGGAGTAGCAACATGAAATTAGTATCTGACAAGCAGCCAAGTGTCGTTGGTTGTACCAAAAGACCTCGAAACACAAGAACTGGAGACGTTTCGACACGTAACCTGCAGAATCTCTCAGTCACTCATATGGAGAAGGGCGTGCATACAAAGCAAGCTGATAATACTTCTCATTCTGAATTACTTCGTGAATGTCTAGatatttggagaagaagaagattaAGGAAGGAAAGTAGTGCTGAAGCTAAAAAACTAGATCAAACAAGTACTGCGAGGCATGAATGGTCTGCTTCTTCTTGTAGCTcagaaagtgatgatgaaaatgTCAATGCATCTGAGAGTGCTTCTGGGAACTCAGAAAGTGCGGCTGAAAATGATACTGAATTGGAGAATTCCCAAAAATGTAGAGGTGCAACGCCGCTTGATGGAGTACAAAACTGTGGTGAGGGAAGAGCAATGATAAATACAGAGCAGCCCTTCAGATGCCTCCGTGGTACAAACTACAACAAAAGCTCAGCCAAGCAAGGGCTGAAGTGCAATCTGGAGGTTTCGCAAGAACCACATCCAGGTGAAATCATGCAGCAAAAGGAAGAGAATAAACTTCCATGCTGTCTACCATCAACTGTTCATCCAAATGGCATGATACAAACTAGTCAGAACAGTTGTTCTGATACTAGCAAGAAACAAACTAGACGGAACAACTGGGCAGATATTAGTAAGTTAGATCAAGCAGCTACTTATCCTGATAGTAGTGTGTATCAGAATGTTTCTCAGCACGAGACTGGCAATCATTTGGATGATGGGAGAAAATATAAAATGGGCATCGGCTGTCAAATTAAAAGGAAAGCAGCACAAGGCGATGGTGCCAAATGGTTTGAACAAATGCCCAGTTTGATAACAGGTCCAACACTGCTGGATCAAAAAAGTCTTGCAGTTTGCTCTCCTGATGATGGTAATGTGAAGGTCTGTGGGTCAGAGTGTTCCAATCAGTGCAGTAAAACTACTTTAGAATTGGAGAAAGGAAAGAAGTCTGTCAATTGCTCCAGTGGAACTGACTGCAGAGTCATAAAAATTTGTTCCAGTGGAGGTGATTGCAGAGACATCCAACAAGATACCATGAATTGCAGAAGAAAGAGGCAAGTGTCTTTATCTCTGGCAGACTCTGAAAAGGATAAAGGAACAAAGGAAGATTATCAGCCACCTGGAGTTCTTGAAGTGACATCAAATCGACAGATTTCCTGCCTATCTGATGTTGGCATAAAAATACCTGATGTTGCTAGACCAGCTGATTGCACCCCACGTTTTACAATACCAGACTTAAATTGTTTGCCTAGTATGATCGCAGATGAAGAAGAATTCGAGGAATCTCAAGAAGTGATTAATCAAGTAACTGGGCATGGTTCGGAACCACATGATGCTTGTCCGAGCCTTTCTGCCTTTAGTGGGCCTGCTGTGCAGGAAGAACAGTTTAAGCAACCAGAGAAGAATGAATTTGTCGGAGGAATTTGCGCAAGAACGGTTGCAAAAGGTTCACGGATCTCTGATTCACATAGTGCAAAGGGAGCGGTTAATCAGGCAACTGGGCAGGATACTAGTCAGAGCTTTTCCGCCTTTAGTGGGCCTGCTGTGCAGGAAGAACAGTTTAAGCAACCAGAGAAGAATGAATTTGTCGGAGGAATTTGCGCAAGAACGGTTGCAAATGGTTCACGGATCTCTGATTCACATAGTGCAAAGGGAGCGGTTAATCAGGCAACTGGGCAGGATACTAGTCAGAGCATTTCAGCCTTTAGTGGGACTGCTGTGCCGGAAAAACAGTTTAAGCAACCAGAGAAGAATGAATTTGACGGAGGAAGTTGCACAAGAACGGTTGCAAATGGGTCACGGATCTCTGATTCACATAGTGCAAAGGAAGCGATTAATCAGGCAACTGGGGAGGATACAAGTCAGTGCTTTTCAGCCTTTAGTGGGACTGCTGTGCAGGAAAAACAGTTTAAACAATCTGAAAAGAATGAATTTAGTGGAGGAATTTACGAAAGTGAGATTGCAAATGGTTCGCGGATCTGTGATTCACATAGTGGGCCACCAAAACTAAGTACTGATGAAGAAAGTATCACAGCATTCAAATGTGCCCTCGGCGAATTCATAAAAAATATCTTAAGGCCTCTGTGGGAAGAAGGCCTCTTATCTCGTGAGGTCCACAAAATTATAGCGAGGAAAGCCGTGGATAAAGTGGCCTTGACATTGGGCCCAAAGGTGCCTCGTACAGAAGCAGCCATCTTTAGGTTTTTTGCAGAGGAATCTCAGAGCGTAGAACAACTCGTTCAG GGTTACTTGGATATATACCTGGGAAAGCAAGTTCTTAAGAGAACTATGCCTGGTAGTATCTGA